The Monomorium pharaonis isolate MP-MQ-018 chromosome 5, ASM1337386v2, whole genome shotgun sequence genome includes a window with the following:
- the LOC118645848 gene encoding uncharacterized protein LOC118645848: MHKIAFSSLKKWFAKVCEAGSDTTQHTLKHCLAWQEQRCVLVERINPDLSLSPIVKAMVDSEEKWKAMASSCEEVMLQKEAWWPDRIQAIKARSDQGKIQKRSSQSRSRHYPTSQGEIWTRSN, encoded by the exons ATGCATAAGATTGCATTctcctcgttaaaaaaatggtTCGCAAAAGTGTGCGAAGCAGGAAGTGACACGACGCAGCATACGCTGAAACATTGTCTGGCGTGGCAGGAACAGCGCTGTGTACTGGTAGAAAGGATCAATCCGGATTTGTCACTATCTCCTATAGTCAAGGCCATGGTGGACAGCGAGGAGAAGTGGAAGGCGATGGCCTCGTCTTGCGAAGAAGTCATGCTGCAGAAGGAGGCTTGGTGGCCTgatag AATCCAAGCAATTAAGGCAAGATCTGATCAAGGCAAGATACAAAAACGATCTAGCCAGTCAAGATCCAGACACTATCCAACCAGTCAAGGTGAGATATGGACACGTTCCAActag